The Lycium ferocissimum isolate CSIRO_LF1 chromosome 1, AGI_CSIRO_Lferr_CH_V1, whole genome shotgun sequence genome includes a region encoding these proteins:
- the LOC132055374 gene encoding uncharacterized protein LOC132055374 isoform X3: MNKRMTTMMMEFVSNMNRLHGFFIIGSMIHQVNCMLSTNLGEDQMLAVVCIFHSATRALENYQNGNVNCASALDILPSKLGISINGQYLVICLEYIR; encoded by the exons ATGAACAAGAGGATGACGACCATGATGATGGAATTCGTTTCCAACATGAATCGTCTTCATGGATTCTTCATAATTGGTTCAATGATTCACCAAGTTAATTG CATGCTTTCAACAAATCTTGGAGAAGATCAGATGCTTGCTGTAGTATGCATATTCCATTCAGCTACAAGAGCTCttgaaaattatcaaaatgGAAATGTGAATTGCGCTAGTGCTCTTGACATATTACCATCTAAGCTTGGAATTTCCATCAATGGTCAATATTTGGTTATATGCCTTGAGTATATAAG GTAA
- the LOC132055374 gene encoding uncharacterized protein LOC132055374 isoform X1, translated as MNKRMTTMMMEFVSNMNRLHGFFIIGSMIHQVNCMLSTNLGEDQMLAVVCIFHSATRALENYQNGNVNCASALDILPSKLGISINGQYLVICLEYIRIFNPGNTLFYSHVWSMLYGKKNV; from the exons ATGAACAAGAGGATGACGACCATGATGATGGAATTCGTTTCCAACATGAATCGTCTTCATGGATTCTTCATAATTGGTTCAATGATTCACCAAGTTAATTG CATGCTTTCAACAAATCTTGGAGAAGATCAGATGCTTGCTGTAGTATGCATATTCCATTCAGCTACAAGAGCTCttgaaaattatcaaaatgGAAATGTGAATTGCGCTAGTGCTCTTGACATATTACCATCTAAGCTTGGAATTTCCATCAATGGTCAATATTTGGTTATATGCCTTGAGTATATAAG AATTTTCAATCCAGGTAACACATTATTTTACAGCCATGTCTGGTCAATGCTATATGGAAAAAAGAATGTGTAA
- the LOC132055374 gene encoding uncharacterized protein LOC132055374 isoform X2 — translation MNKRMTTMMMEFVSNMNRLHGFFIIGSMIHQVNCMLSTNLGEDQMLAVVCIFHSATRALENYQNGNVNCASALDILPSKLGISINGQYLVICLEYISHVWSMLYGKKNV, via the exons ATGAACAAGAGGATGACGACCATGATGATGGAATTCGTTTCCAACATGAATCGTCTTCATGGATTCTTCATAATTGGTTCAATGATTCACCAAGTTAATTG CATGCTTTCAACAAATCTTGGAGAAGATCAGATGCTTGCTGTAGTATGCATATTCCATTCAGCTACAAGAGCTCttgaaaattatcaaaatgGAAATGTGAATTGCGCTAGTGCTCTTGACATATTACCATCTAAGCTTGGAATTTCCATCAATGGTCAATATTTGGTTATATGCCTTGAGTATATAAG CCATGTCTGGTCAATGCTATATGGAAAAAAGAATGTGTAA